A DNA window from Bradyrhizobium sp. CCBAU 53421 contains the following coding sequences:
- a CDS encoding Tex family protein produces MAKIHHQIAQELGVRDEQVEAAVTLLDGGATVPFIARYRKELTGALDDAQLRTLEERLTYLRELEERRTAVLNSIREQGKLDAALEAQIMAADSKGRLEDIYLPYKPKRRTKAEIAKEAGLEPLADLLLTQPQNDPNEAAASFVNAEKQVADVAAALDGARAILVERFAEDADLIGALREEMWSNGIMASTVRTGKKTDGEKFKDYFDFSEPLPKLPSHRILALFRGEKEEVLDLAIKPEAQEPVVGVPSLYELRIMNRFAISSQGRKGDKWLTETVRWAWRTKIQIHLNIDLRMRLWTAAETEAVRVFASNLRDLLLAAPAGPRATMGLDPGYRTGVKVAVIDATGKVVAHTAIFPHEPQRRWDEALAILGKLAIEHGVELIAIGNGTASRETDKLATELVKRLPERKMTKIVVSEAGASVYSASAFASSELPDLDVTIRGAVSIARRLQDPLAELVKIEPKAIGVGQYQHDLGEAKLARSLDAVVEDCVNAVGVDANTASVPLLSRVSGIGAGLAQSIVQHRDANGPFKSRKALKEVPRLGPKAFEQCAGFLRISNGEDPLDSSGVHPEAYPVVRRILEATKSDIKALIGNADVVRGLKPQSFVDDTFGLPTVTDILRELEKPGRDPRPAFKAAVFKDGVEEVKDLKQGMILEGTVTNVAAFGAFVDIGVHQDGLVHISAMSRNFIKDPREVVKPGDIVKVKVLDVEVARKRIALTLRLDDEVGPKKDNAGPSRDFSRGSAKMTSSAPRRPQEQAGGALADALRRAAEKSGRGKPT; encoded by the coding sequence GTGGCAAAGATTCATCATCAGATTGCGCAGGAGCTTGGGGTCCGCGATGAGCAGGTCGAGGCGGCGGTGACGCTGCTCGACGGCGGCGCCACGGTGCCGTTCATTGCGCGATACCGCAAGGAGCTCACCGGCGCGCTCGATGACGCGCAGCTGCGCACGCTGGAAGAGCGGTTGACATATTTGCGCGAGCTCGAGGAGCGCCGCACCGCGGTGCTCAATTCGATCCGCGAGCAGGGCAAGCTCGATGCCGCGCTCGAAGCCCAGATCATGGCCGCCGACAGCAAGGGCCGTCTGGAAGACATTTATCTGCCGTACAAGCCGAAGCGCCGCACCAAGGCCGAGATCGCCAAGGAGGCCGGGCTCGAGCCGCTCGCCGATCTCCTGTTGACGCAGCCGCAGAACGATCCGAACGAGGCCGCGGCCTCCTTCGTCAATGCCGAGAAGCAGGTCGCCGACGTCGCCGCGGCGCTGGACGGGGCGCGCGCCATCCTGGTCGAGCGCTTCGCCGAGGATGCTGACCTGATCGGTGCGCTGCGCGAGGAGATGTGGTCGAACGGCATCATGGCTTCGACCGTCCGCACCGGCAAGAAGACCGACGGCGAGAAGTTCAAAGACTATTTCGATTTTTCCGAGCCGCTGCCGAAGCTGCCGTCGCACCGCATCCTGGCGCTGTTCCGGGGCGAGAAGGAGGAGGTCCTCGACCTCGCGATCAAGCCGGAAGCGCAGGAGCCTGTGGTCGGCGTGCCCAGCCTCTACGAGCTCAGGATCATGAACCGCTTTGCGATCTCGAGCCAGGGCCGCAAGGGCGACAAGTGGCTGACGGAGACGGTGCGCTGGGCCTGGCGCACCAAGATCCAGATCCATCTCAACATCGATTTGCGGATGCGGCTGTGGACCGCGGCGGAGACCGAGGCGGTGCGCGTGTTCGCCTCGAACCTGCGCGACCTGCTGCTGGCGGCGCCGGCCGGCCCGCGCGCGACCATGGGGCTCGATCCCGGCTATCGCACCGGCGTCAAGGTCGCGGTGATCGATGCCACCGGCAAGGTGGTGGCGCATACGGCAATCTTTCCGCACGAGCCGCAGCGGCGCTGGGACGAGGCGCTGGCCATTCTCGGCAAGCTCGCGATCGAGCATGGCGTCGAGCTGATCGCGATCGGCAACGGCACCGCCTCGCGCGAGACCGACAAGCTCGCCACCGAGCTCGTGAAGCGGCTGCCCGAGCGCAAGATGACCAAGATCGTGGTCTCCGAGGCCGGCGCGTCGGTCTACTCGGCCTCCGCCTTCGCGTCGAGCGAATTGCCCGACCTCGACGTCACCATTCGCGGCGCGGTCTCGATCGCGCGGCGCCTGCAGGATCCGCTGGCGGAGCTCGTCAAGATAGAACCGAAGGCGATCGGCGTCGGCCAGTACCAGCACGATCTCGGCGAGGCCAAGCTGGCGCGCTCGCTCGATGCCGTGGTGGAAGACTGCGTGAACGCGGTCGGCGTCGATGCCAACACCGCCTCGGTGCCGCTGCTTTCGCGGGTGTCGGGCATCGGCGCGGGGCTGGCGCAGAGCATCGTGCAGCATCGCGACGCCAACGGCCCGTTCAAGTCGCGCAAGGCGCTCAAGGAAGTGCCGCGGCTCGGACCGAAGGCGTTCGAGCAATGCGCCGGCTTCCTGCGCATCAGCAATGGCGAGGACCCGCTCGATTCATCCGGCGTGCATCCGGAAGCCTATCCGGTGGTGCGCCGCATCCTCGAGGCGACCAAGAGCGACATCAAGGCGCTGATCGGCAACGCCGACGTGGTGCGCGGGCTGAAGCCGCAATCCTTCGTCGACGACACGTTCGGTCTGCCGACCGTCACCGACATTCTGCGCGAGCTGGAAAAGCCCGGCCGCGACCCGCGGCCGGCGTTCAAGGCGGCGGTATTCAAGGACGGCGTCGAGGAGGTCAAGGACCTCAAGCAGGGCATGATCCTCGAAGGCACCGTGACCAACGTCGCCGCCTTCGGCGCCTTCGTCGATATCGGCGTGCACCAGGATGGCCTGGTGCACATCTCGGCGATGTCGCGGAATTTCATCAAGGACCCGCGCGAGGTGGTGAAGCCGGGCGACATCGTCAAGGTCAAGGTGCTGGATGTCGAGGTCGCACGCAAGCGCATCGCGCTGACCTTGCGGCTCGATGACGAGGTCGGGCCGAAGAAGGACAATGCGGGACCGTCTCGCGATTTCTCGCGCGGCTCGGCCAAGATGACGTCGTCGGCACCGCGGCGTCCGCAGGAGCAAGCCGGCGGCGCGCTCGCCGACGCGCTGCGCCGCGCCGCCGAGAAGAGCGGGCGCGGCAAGCCGACCTGA
- a CDS encoding aldo/keto reductase, with amino-acid sequence MNRSPSSHPAPASALARRRLGRTGLDVSILGFGTAPLGDLFARLDDATAIAAAERAFALGVNLLDSSPLYGHGLAEHRCGTALRRVARDEIVVCTKVGRWMDPFHGRGDGSNFVGGQPHRAVVDYSYDGTMRSVEQSLLRLGTDRIDLLLIHDVDVWTHGADAIEARFREAMEGAYVALDKLRAEGVVKGIGIGVNEAEMCVRFAKAGTFDTMLLAGRYSLLEQPALAEFLPLAEKQRIGVMLGGVFNSGILATGAVAGAKYNYKDAPPDVMQKVAAIERVCRAHGVALPTAALHFALGHPAVASVVLGAQTPQEVERNAAALSSAVPAALWRDLKAKGLLDQHAPVPA; translated from the coding sequence GTGAACCGATCCCCATCCTCGCACCCGGCGCCTGCGTCGGCCCTAGCACGCCGCAGGCTCGGCCGTACCGGGCTCGATGTCTCCATTCTCGGCTTCGGCACCGCGCCGCTCGGCGATCTCTTCGCGCGGCTCGACGACGCCACGGCGATCGCAGCGGCGGAAAGGGCGTTTGCGCTTGGCGTGAACCTGCTGGATTCCTCGCCGCTCTATGGGCATGGCCTCGCCGAGCATCGCTGCGGCACCGCGCTGCGTCGCGTCGCGCGCGACGAGATCGTCGTCTGCACCAAGGTCGGACGCTGGATGGACCCGTTCCATGGCCGCGGCGACGGCTCGAACTTTGTCGGCGGCCAGCCGCATCGCGCGGTGGTCGATTATTCCTATGACGGCACCATGCGCTCGGTCGAGCAGTCGCTGCTGCGGCTCGGCACCGATCGTATCGACCTGCTGTTGATCCACGATGTCGACGTCTGGACCCACGGTGCCGATGCGATCGAAGCCAGGTTCCGCGAGGCGATGGAGGGCGCCTATGTCGCGCTCGACAAATTGCGCGCCGAGGGCGTGGTCAAGGGTATCGGGATCGGCGTCAACGAGGCCGAAATGTGCGTGCGCTTCGCCAAGGCCGGAACGTTCGACACCATGCTGCTCGCCGGCCGCTATTCGCTGCTGGAGCAGCCGGCGCTCGCCGAATTCCTGCCGCTCGCAGAGAAGCAGCGCATCGGCGTGATGCTCGGCGGCGTGTTCAACTCCGGCATCCTGGCGACCGGCGCGGTGGCCGGCGCCAAGTACAATTACAAGGACGCGCCGCCCGACGTGATGCAGAAGGTGGCGGCGATCGAGCGCGTCTGCCGCGCCCATGGCGTGGCGCTGCCGACCGCCGCGCTGCATTTCGCGCTGGGCCATCCGGCGGTCGCGAGCGTCGTGCTCGGCGCGCAGACGCCACAGGAGGTCGAGCGCAACGCCGCAGCATTGTCGTCGGCCGTCCCCGCCGCGCTGTGGCGCGATCTGAAAGCCAAGGGGCTGCTCGACCAGCACGCGCCGGTGCCGGCATGA
- a CDS encoding amidohydrolase, producing MMRIDAHHHVWTLARADYGWLTPERGPIYRDFGLTDLAPHLAAAAIEGTILVQAAPTEAETAFMLDVAKGAELVRGVVGWIDFDADDAATRVDAVADRELLVGLRPMVQDIADDDWLLRPELAAPLEAMAQYGLVFDALVLPRHLPRFVQVVDRHPDLQFVLDHFGKPQLATGDIAAWKDDIASLAARSNVVCKLSGLATEAAPNWQVADLREAVDHALACFGPQRMLWGSDWPVVNLAGGYAHWFAAAETLLADLSSDERSAIFGGNAARIYLSSRGRPASRK from the coding sequence ATGATGCGGATCGATGCCCATCACCATGTCTGGACCTTGGCGCGTGCCGATTACGGTTGGCTTACGCCGGAGCGCGGACCGATCTATCGCGACTTCGGCCTGACCGATCTCGCGCCGCATCTCGCCGCCGCCGCCATCGAAGGCACTATCCTGGTGCAGGCCGCGCCGACCGAGGCGGAGACGGCGTTCATGCTCGACGTCGCCAAAGGCGCGGAGCTGGTGCGCGGCGTGGTCGGTTGGATCGACTTCGATGCTGACGACGCCGCGACGCGGGTCGACGCGGTCGCCGACCGCGAGCTGCTGGTCGGTCTGCGGCCGATGGTGCAGGACATCGCCGACGATGACTGGCTGCTGCGGCCGGAACTGGCCGCGCCGCTCGAGGCCATGGCGCAGTACGGCCTCGTGTTCGATGCGCTGGTATTGCCGCGCCATTTGCCACGGTTCGTCCAGGTGGTCGATCGCCATCCGGACCTGCAATTCGTGCTCGACCATTTCGGCAAGCCGCAGCTCGCCACCGGCGACATCGCGGCCTGGAAGGATGACATCGCGAGTCTGGCCGCGCGCTCCAACGTCGTCTGCAAGCTGTCGGGCCTTGCGACGGAGGCAGCGCCGAACTGGCAGGTCGCCGATCTGCGCGAGGCGGTGGATCATGCGCTGGCATGTTTCGGCCCGCAGCGGATGCTGTGGGGCAGCGACTGGCCGGTCGTCAATCTCGCCGGCGGCTATGCGCACTGGTTCGCGGCGGCGGAGACCTTGCTGGCTGATTTGTCAAGTGACGAGCGGAGCGCAATTTTCGGCGGCAATGCGGCGCGCATCTATTTGTCAAGCCGCGGGCGGCCCGCATCCAGGAAATAG